AGTTATAGGGGGCAGGGATGCGGGCACTAATGAGGAAGTGGTTAAGAAGTATATGGAAAAGCGGGATGTCTTTTTCCATACTGAAGCGCCTGGCTCGCCAGTGGTTGTCGTAAAGACTGAAGGTAAGGAAGTTCCGCAGACTACGCTGGAGGAGGCTGCTATGTTTGTGGTCTCCAACTCGGGTGTGTGGAAGTCAGGCCGGGCTGATGGTGACTGTTACTGGGTTACGCCAGGGCAGGTGTCCAAGACCCCTGAGAGTGGTGAGTTCGTGCCCAGGGGTTCGTTCATTATCAGGGGCAAGCGCAATTATATGACTGCCCTGGTGGGTGCAGCAGTGGGGATCCAGCTGAAAGGGGCAGTGAGGCTGGTGGGCGGGCCGCCAGGGGTTGTGCGTAGGCTGGCGCAGTATGTGGTTGAGGTGGAGCCGGGTGGGTTCAGCCAGAACGATATTGCCAAGAAGGTTTACAAGATGCTGGTGGACGAGGTGGGGGATAGGCAGTTGGTGAAGTCGATTGCTTCGCCTGACAGGATCGCTATGATGCTGCCGCCGGGGGAGTCGAGTGTGAAGAGGTAGAATATATCAAGCAGTCTGGTAAAACAATATTTGTGCAATGTGATGTAATAGTTGAATAAATGTCCTGGGAGATAAAATATTTGGGAGAACATATGGTGCGATGGGTTACTATTTCGAGTGATGAATACGAATCTATGAAATCCACTCTGGAGATTTTGTCGGACCCGGAACTTATGCAACAAATCGAAGAAAGCAGAGAAGATTTCAAGGCCGGAAGATATACAGAACTTCGTGAACTTGAAAAAAACAGCAATTCTACTGATACATTAATCTCTTAGAACTTTTCAATTGCTATATCGATTATTTCCGGATTGATCCAGTATTCCGAAGGATTGTTCTTGAATTCTAACAAAATTTCAATAGCCTCTGCCGGTTTTATTATCTGCTTTTTGATGCAGTCGGATATCACGCCAATGGTTCCCTTAACCTTTATACCCGAAGCTTTCGCCGCTGCTCTGCCATCTTTTTCGTTTATCAGCAAAAAGTCTGCATTCAGTTGCATGGCAAGCAGTATAGAAGCTGCTTCCCCTTCATGTATTTTGTACTTTTTTGATAAAACGGTGGCATCATCTTGAGGTGCTACAACTTTTATCCATTTACCCACCTCATTTTCAATCAGGAATGCATCCTCTTCCCCTAATAGAATGCCCTCGGATACAGTTTCTTCAAATACAGCATTTGATACGACAAGTTTGCCATAGGCTGATTTTAGCAATTCCAGTTTACCCACTTACGCAAAGTGTATAAGGGGTGTGGAATCACTCACAACTATCATTCAATATCCTCTTTGAGTTCGTCTTCACAGTACCTGATGTAGGTACCCCTTTTACCGAACTCATGGAGAATACCCCTAAGAGGAATTCCTGTAATATCAGAAGCTTCCCTGATTGTAATTTTTCCTTCCTGGTAAAGTTTGGCAGTGGCATTTATTTCGCTGTTGTGCTCATAATCTTTAAGAACCCGCCTGAGCCCATCCCGTATGACATCAGAGAGATTTGAATAATATTTTCCAATAAGCTGGTTTTGCACATCTCTTTCTAATTCTTCAGGTAAGGTAATTGTCTTTTTTATGTGCATACTGAATACCCGTCTAATACGTATTGAGTACGTATAATATAAAATTATTGCTCTGGTAGTTCACAAGATACTGGTGGATATGTTGAAAGACAGGGTGCTGGTGAAATTGAACGCATCGGCTGACAGGATTGCTATGATGCTGCCGCCAGGAGAGTCGAGTGTGAGGAAGGCAAGAGTCATTTTTATTGCATATTAACAATGTATATTCGCAAGGTGATGTTTTGCTAAAGAAATCAATGTACGGTGCCCTTGGCACAAAATCCATGGAAGACATACTGGAAGGTCTGCGGGATAAAAAAGACAGAATCTCCTCCCCCAACCCAACCACTCAACAACCTTCCGCACATCCTCATAAACACCCACATTAAGCCACATAACCAGTGCCAGTTTTTCCAGAGCAACCAGCCCCTCATCCCTGGATATCATCCCAACTTTAACCGCCCTGACCACCACACCAGTAGAACCTGTAACCTCCAATCCCAGCCCGGCAGCAAACCTCCTGGCAGCCAGGTCGTCAACCAGGACCGGGCACTGCCTGCTTCTTGCCAGCATAATAGCTTCAGCCACTCCCGCATCTATCCCTGCACTATCTGCGATGTCTTCTACACTATCAACAGGGTCTTCAACAACAATCCATCCATTCTCAATCTCCCCCTCTATCAGAAAAGCATCCGCCTTACCCTCTTCCTTTCCCCTGTCCACGACTTCCATTTTGACAGTACGAGGAATAACCACCCTGCCGAAAAGTAGCTTTAAAAGGTCCAACCTGCCGATCATAGCAAGGTGGATCAACGGACCTGAATTGCTAACTGTCATTTCTCATGCAGCGCCCATTGGATGTCTACATCCAGGTCCTCTTTTTCATACCTGAACGGAATATTTCATACCTTCAGTTCCTCAAGGGTTACCCTGTAGTGTCGTGTCAACTATACAATATTGCAACATATATGATCTGACACGTTTATATTTTCCAGTAATTTTCAAGACGCTGATTAACGCAGATTAACGCTGATTTAAGGTTGCACCTGCGTAAATCAGTGTAAATCTGCGTCTAATATAATTGTTGATTAATTTGATTTTAGAATTGTGCCCTATGCCCTTAATATAATGACACTTGAAGGTTGACTTGACAATTGGTTATTCCTGCCTTACCTGCTGCCTTCCACAAAGATATTCTACCTTTTGAATAGGATCCAAATGCTTTTTTTAATGCGGTACTCCCTCAAACCTTTTCCTATGAGCTTACGAAGCATGGTGCCTTTGTCTATTAGTTCCTGCCCGGTTGCTTCTTCATTATCATGGATATATTGCTCTGTCAGCCGTACTGATATGGTCTTCATAATTAGTTATTACAATTTATTATATAGCATACTTGAGGGTTTTTTACGTTTTTATTGAGAAAATTGACCATAGTATGATAAAATAGACCAGGGGATGGTGAAATAGATTCCAGCGGCTGACAGGATTGCTATGATGCCCCCGCCAGGGGAGTTAAGGGTGAGCAGAACTTCAGGGTGTATGGATAACATCTGGATTAAGAAAAGGATTATCTTCACCATATATTCAAACAAACTTGTATTAAATCAAGTTTACTTGATTTGAACTCAAATTTACCTTTTGAAAAATATTATATGGGTTAGCAGTGTTAACAGCAACCGACAAAAATCCAATCTGGAGCATCATACATGAGTATAATCGAAGAAGCACAAAAAGGCAATATTACAGAAGAGATGAAAACAGTGGCTGCGGTAGAGGGCGTCGAGCCAGACTTCGTGCGAAGAGGCGTGGCATCAGGAAAGATAGTGATCCCTGTAACCCCATACCGAGAGATCAAGCACTGCGGCATAGGCAAAGGCCTGACCACCAAGGTCAACGCCTCCATCGGCACATCCTCGGATATCATGGATATTGAAATGGAAGTAGAGAAAGCAAAAGCAGCAGAGGCTGCCGGAGCTGACACACTGATGGAACTATCCACTGGCGGCGACTTCCTTGAAATAAGGAAGCGCGTTATCGAAGCCACATCACTGTCTGTCGGTTGTGTGCCCCTATACCAGGCCTTTATCGAGGCTGCAATAAAATACGGCTCAGTAGTGGACATGAAAGAGGACGAACTATTCAAGGCCACAGAAGACCAGGCAAAACTGGGCACGAATTTCATGGCCATACATACAGGTATCAACCTTATTACCATGGAGCGGCTCAAAATACAGGGACGCTACGGCGGGCTGTGTTCCAGAGGCGGCGCATTCATGACCGCCTGGATGGTCCACAATGAAAAAGAGAACCCCTTGTACAGTGAGTTCGACTACTTGCTTGAGATAATGAAAGAGCACGAGGTCACACTGAGCATGGGCAATGGTATGCGGGCTGCTGCAGTGCATGATGCCACAGACAGGGCGCAGATCCAGGAACTAGTCATGAACTCAGAGCTATCAGACAGGGCCCATAATGCTGGCGTGCAGGTCATAGTTGAGGGTCCGGGACATGTACCCATAGACGAGATAAAGACCAATGTGCAGTTAATGAAGCGATTGAGTGGCGATAAACCATT
The sequence above is drawn from the ANME-2 cluster archaeon genome and encodes:
- a CDS encoding DUF814 domain-containing protein, with translation VIGGRDAGTNEEVVKKYMEKRDVFFHTEAPGSPVVVVKTEGKEVPQTTLEEAAMFVVSNSGVWKSGRADGDCYWVTPGQVSKTPESGEFVPRGSFIIRGKRNYMTALVGAAVGIQLKGAVRLVGGPPGVVRRLAQYVVEVEPGGFSQNDIAKKVYKMLVDEVGDRQLVKSIASPDRIAMMLPPGESSVKR
- the thiC gene encoding phosphomethylpyrimidine synthase ThiC — its product is MSIIEEAQKGNITEEMKTVAAVEGVEPDFVRRGVASGKIVIPVTPYREIKHCGIGKGLTTKVNASIGTSSDIMDIEMEVEKAKAAEAAGADTLMELSTGGDFLEIRKRVIEATSLSVGCVPLYQAFIEAAIKYGSVVDMKEDELFKATEDQAKLGTNFMAIHTGINLITMERLKIQGRYGGLCSRGGAFMTAWMVHNEKENPLYSEFDYLLEIMKEHEVTLSMGNGMRAAAVHDATDRAQIQELVMNSELSDRAHNAGVQVIVEGPGHVPIDEIKTNVQLMKRLSGDKPFYVLGPLVSDIAPGYDHIVTAIGASISSAAGCDFLCYVTPAEHLALPNVEDVRVGVITSRIAAHIGDMIKLGKRDQDLAMGRARRDLDWEKMYELAIDPEHARHIRNSRAPEDNEACTMCGDYCALKIVKENFNIAK